From Medicago truncatula cultivar Jemalong A17 chromosome 7, MtrunA17r5.0-ANR, whole genome shotgun sequence, a single genomic window includes:
- the LOC112416559 gene encoding uncharacterized protein, translated as MSKVLMWTITAHTTYGTLHSFILKSNSEAVPKKILEIMNIPNLTRENVAGHLQYMITILAEVSHISARCCRERNGWRLSHRALTSMFASGLSSSVIREIFAYTSISNKRYKQCLHTLAYQTRGTNNVFNHFNQFPTHHVPQVRLVKSKLEADVVAENNGHGQNRFGINSSNLPFFQAKTSFHDGASTSFSSYRGEQGLMVSSSSSFLARDFKFGDIRNQNHRVKNSNFGFFIRTNVMPHKFTSDVRNNNPFGIQLNNGAEMVGIGTMNNGLRALVKITMKGVKMKI; from the exons ATGAGCAAGGTCCTCATGTGGACCATCACAGCTCACACAACTTATGGGACATTGCACTCCTTTATCTTGAAGTCGAACTCTG AGGCTGTTCCAAAGAAAATTCTGGAGATCATGAATATACCAAACTTGACCAGAGAAAATGTAGCAGGTCACTTACAG TATATGATCACAATACTTGCAGAAGTATCGCATATTTCTGCGAGATGTTGCAGAGAAAGGAATGGTTGGAGGCTATCTCACAGAGCTCTAACATCAATGTTTGCATCAGGTCTATCGAGTTCTGTGATCAGAGAAATATTTGCATACACTTCAATATCAAACAAGAGGTACAAACAATGTTTGCATACACTGGCATATCAAACAAGAGGTACAAACAATGTTTTTAACCATTTTAACCAATTTCCAACACATCATGTTCCTCAAGTTAGGCTTGTAAAATCAAAGTTGGAAGCCGATGTTGTTGCGGAGAATAATGGCCATGGTCAAAACAGGTTTGGAATAAACTCTTCAAACCTTCCATTTTTTCAAGCAAAAACCTCATTCCATGATGGTGCTTCCACTAGCTTTTCATCATATAGAGGTGAACAAGGATTGatggtttcttcttcttcaagttTCTTAGCAAGGGATTTTAAATTTGGTGACATTAGAAACCAAAATCACCGtgttaaaaattcaaactttggattttttataagaactaaTGTCATGCCTCATAAGTTTACTTCTGATGTAAGAAACAATAATCCTTTTGGAATTCAGCTGAATAATGGAGCAGAAATGGTTGGAATTGGAACTATGAACAATGGATTAAGGGCTCTAGTGAAAATAACAATGAAAGGAgtcaaaatgaaaatatga
- the LOC11441934 gene encoding F-box/FBD/LRR-repeat protein At4g26340 → MEKTSKLEKPPAYDRISDLPDEILCHILTFLPTKFAFATSVLSKRWISLYHSLTFIKFDDKSIEDHDQFLHFCRSVEAVTLSPHVQQKPIKKFYLRCGRYGNWHIPPIDVWIEAINQRGVDYIHLSMNLHRLMPVGDELIRLSNVLFNSQNLVVLKLNNLVLSTKILSVNLPSLKALHLKSVYLEIKDFKKLFSGCPILKELHTDHFYGKWLKLGYEPNLSKLVRASICPFDVPFKAVYNVKSLCILQLDSDHSVDIINSYYKDFPVFKKLIHLEICFRHCDHDWDNLAKLLKHSPKLQTLLIRKRSSSYLTFRKDWENPNSIPKCVSSRLKRCEIRHYEGRNGDLQFARYILQNARFLQVMKLGVSSPSYRKSKIIEDLSSCPRSSEGCKLLFASYGQA, encoded by the exons ATGGAGAAAACTTCAAAGTTAGAAAAGCCGCCGGCTTATGATAGAATAAGTGATTTACCAGATGAGATATTGTGTCACATACTCACTTTTCTTCCAACCAAATTCGCTTTCGCTACTAGTGTTCTTTCCAAGAGGTGGATTTCGCTCTATCATTCGCTCACTTTTATAAAATTCGATGACAAATCCATTGAAGATCATGACCAATTCCTTCACTTTTGTCGCTCCGTGGAAGCAGTCACACTCTCACCGCACGTTCAACAAAAACCCATCAAAAAGTTTTACCTTAGATGTGGTCGTTATGGAAATTGGCACATTCCACCTATTGATGTATGGATCGAAGCAATAAATCAGCGTGGAGTCGACTATATTCATCTCTCTATGAACCTCCATCGCTTGATGCCCGTGGGAGATGAATTGATCAGATTGTCCAATGTCCTTTTCAACTCTCAAAACCTTGTGGTTCTGAAATTGAACAATTTGGTATTGTCGACTAAGATTTTGTCGGTTAATCTTCCCTCGCTCAAAGCCCTACATTTAAAATCGGTTTATTTGGAGATCAAGGATTTCAAAAAGCTTTTTTCTGGTTGTCCTATTCTTAAGGAATTGCACACAGAtcatttttatggaaaatggtTAAAACTAGGGTATGAACCCAACTTATCCAAGTTGGTTAGAGCTTCAATCTGCCCGTTCGATGTTCCGTTCAAAGCAGTTTATAATGTTAAATCTCTATGCATATTACAG CTAGATAGTGATCATTCCGTTGATATAATCAATTCCTATTACAAAGACTTTCCggtttttaagaaattaattcATCTTGAAATATGTTTTCGGCACTGTGACCATGACTGGGATAATTTAGCAAAACTGCTCAAGCATTCTCCCAAACTTCAGACTCTTTTAATCAGAAAG AGGAGCAGTAGTTATCTCACATTCAGAAAGGATTGGGAAAACCCAAATTCGATTCCCAAATGTGTGTCTTCTCGTCTGAAAAGATGTGAAATTAGACACTACGAAGGCCGGAATGGTGATCTTCAATTTGCAAGATATATTTTGCAGAATGCAAGATTTCTACAGGTCATGAAACTCGGAGTTAGCAGTCCCTCTTATCGAAAGAGCAAGATTATAGAAGATTTATCCTCGTGTCCAAGAAGTTCTGAAGGATGTAAACTTTTATTTGCATCTTATGGTCAGGCTTAA